In Bubalus bubalis isolate 160015118507 breed Murrah chromosome 3, NDDB_SH_1, whole genome shotgun sequence, a genomic segment contains:
- the DCXR gene encoding L-xylulose reductase isoform X1 gives MDLRLAGRRALVTGAGKGIGRSIVKALHAAGARVVAVSRTQADLDSLVRECPGVETVCVDLADWEATEQALGGVGPVDLLVNNAAVACLQPFLEVTKEAYDMSFNVNLRAVIQVSQIVARGLIARGAPGVIVNVSSQASQRGLTNHSVYCSTKGALDILTKVMAVELGPHKIRVNAVNPTVVMTPMGQAAWSDPQKAKAMLDRIPLGRFAEVENVVDTILFLLSDRSSMTTGSTVPVDGGFLAT, from the exons ATGGATTTGAGACTCGCAGGGCGCCGGGCGCTCGTCACGGGGGCGGGCAAAG GCATCGGTCGCAGTATTGTCAAGGCGCTACACGCGGCTGGCGCCCGAGTGGTGGCCGTGAGCCGGACCCAGGCCGACCTGGACAGCCTGGTCCGCGAG TGCCCCGGGGTAGAGACCGTGTGCGTGGACCTAGCTGACTGGGAGGCCACGGAGCAGGCGCTGGGAGGTGTCGGCCCTGTGGACCTGCTGGTGAACAATGCAGCTGTGGCGTGTCTACAGCCCTTCCTGGAGGTCACCAAGGAGGCATATGACAT GTCTTTCAATGTGAACCTTCGCGCGGTCATCCAGGTGTCCCAG ATTGTGGCCCGAGGCCTGATAGCTCGGGGAGCCCCAGGGGTCATCGTGAATGTTTCTAGCCAGGCCTCCCAACGGGGACTGACTAACCACAGTGTCTACT GCTCCACTAAGGGCGCCTTGGACATACTGACCAAAGTGATGGCTGTGGAGCTGGGGCCACACAAG ATCCGTGTGAATGCAGTCAACCCCACGGTGGTGATGACACCCATGGGCCAGGCCGCCTGGAGTGACCCTCAGAAGGCCAAGGCCATGCTGGACCGCATCCCCCTTGGCAGGTTTGCCG AGGTGGAGAACGTGGTGGACACCATTCTCTTCCTGCTCAGTGACCGCAGCAGCATGACCACAGGCTCCACTGTGCCAGTGGATGGGGGCTTCCTGGCTACCTAA
- the DCXR gene encoding L-xylulose reductase isoform X2 has product MDLRLAGRRALVTGAGKGIGRSIVKALHAAGARVVAVSRTQADLDSLVRECPGVETVCVDLADWEATEQALGGVGPVDLLVNNAAVACLQPFLEVTKEAYDMSFNVNLRAVIQVSQIVARGLIARGAPGVIVNVSSQASQRGLTNHSVYCSTKGALDILTKVMAVELGPHKIRVNAVNPTVVMTPMGQAAWSDPQKAKAMLDRIPLGRFAAPCPQRWRTWWTPFSSCSVTAAA; this is encoded by the exons ATGGATTTGAGACTCGCAGGGCGCCGGGCGCTCGTCACGGGGGCGGGCAAAG GCATCGGTCGCAGTATTGTCAAGGCGCTACACGCGGCTGGCGCCCGAGTGGTGGCCGTGAGCCGGACCCAGGCCGACCTGGACAGCCTGGTCCGCGAG TGCCCCGGGGTAGAGACCGTGTGCGTGGACCTAGCTGACTGGGAGGCCACGGAGCAGGCGCTGGGAGGTGTCGGCCCTGTGGACCTGCTGGTGAACAATGCAGCTGTGGCGTGTCTACAGCCCTTCCTGGAGGTCACCAAGGAGGCATATGACAT GTCTTTCAATGTGAACCTTCGCGCGGTCATCCAGGTGTCCCAG ATTGTGGCCCGAGGCCTGATAGCTCGGGGAGCCCCAGGGGTCATCGTGAATGTTTCTAGCCAGGCCTCCCAACGGGGACTGACTAACCACAGTGTCTACT GCTCCACTAAGGGCGCCTTGGACATACTGACCAAAGTGATGGCTGTGGAGCTGGGGCCACACAAG ATCCGTGTGAATGCAGTCAACCCCACGGTGGTGATGACACCCATGGGCCAGGCCGCCTGGAGTGACCCTCAGAAGGCCAAGGCCATGCTGGACCGCATCCCCCTTGGCAGGTTTGCCG CACCTTGCCCGCAGAGGTGGAGAACGTGGTGGACACCATTCTCTTCCTGCTCAGTGACCGCAGCAGCATGA